GTAACAGGCCACACAAGCGAGCGGTCACTGGCAGACTACGAGGAAGGGGACGAAGCAGAACAGAGACAGATCTCATCCATCATCAGCGCTCCTGTCTGTCAACAGGATCAGAATTCCCGTCCATTTCTTTCCAGTTTGCCCATTCAGCACAACCAGACAGCGACTCCAGCGTGCCAAACAGTAGTCCACCACTTTCATGGCTGTCAGGTGACGATAAATTACGGAGCTGGCGTTGGTGTTTTTCAACAAAGCAGCAGTTAACAACTGGGAGAAGCTTACCAGTACCTTATCTGAATTTGTGGTTTCGCTTCATCGCTGCAGTGACCGCAGAAGCCGTGATTTATAAATTACTTTCATTGAGCTGTCTCATGTTGTTTGCCTTGAAtgctttgtttcaaaaaaactgtcaaTCATTTCTTCCATTGACGTAAAAAGATTGTTACGAAGTTTGTTTTTTCAACCGTAAAAATAAAGGTCTCTTGTGCGTTACCGAACATTTCTCGGCTTCTATTATAaacaaactagaccctccgtgagggtacactgggttgcctgtggtacgtgcagcgttccaggcaattttttcaagttggggtttgtagccgatataacgcgcgctctgattggctaattgtgactggcccacgggccgattacgggcttgcaaaaacaaagcaaaaggtaattcaaaaaccatataataaactacttactaaccgagctagctcgagccgtactggggaatattggccctgggtcgtttttgtacggacctcgctgcgctcggcccgtactgccacgacctcgggccaatatttccctggcagtgcggccctcgcgctcggttagtaagaagttattaaggggtcacccagaagtcataccagcagaggccctttggctcacaggtccttacacgttcgtacgacgaaacagatccttttctcaggttaaaaacctggctaccggcctaactctttttcctactttcccaaccgcgagaaaaccgcggtaaatcagccatcgccaaaaaatgtttttttttctcaaaaaatatttaaagttagggggaaaaaatacatcattttaaagctaagaaaataagctttccaacagcatataacttatttacagacaactgaaacattttataaaagcgaaagttgaacgaaaacatttaagaaaaataacagtaaaatatgttttccaggcaaaatttggtcattttagagttgattacgaatttttggatgcaaaactaaaattttctgcaatttatctgctttcttggacataaattcgaccaaaaactgatgaggcacgaatatttttagatttttaggaatacagtccgacctctattaagcggccacccttcTTCTAGATTCCCAGTACAGTAGTAATGAGGTTTTCCTGCAGAGATTTTGGTTGTAACAAAACAGTGGGTCAGCTCAGTCTATTGATAGTACGTACTGAATCGTTGCTTGTATAGTGCCGGATGTGAGAAGTTTGAACGTGTACGCCGCTTGTGACTTGTTATAGTAGAGATTAAATCacggttcttgttttcttgttgttatcagaAATCATCTTGTATCATCTGTCAACATTTCGCTAGGAAAGATAATTtgctggccgcttaatggaggtaaaaaaccacATAAATAATACACTTGCGACAGCAAAAAGGTGGCCGCGGCCTCTTAATGGAGGTGGCCGTTGAATAGAGGTCTTAATTACAGCAATTTACTGACAAATAAGTCGGGACTTGggaaagtggccgcttaatagagggtggccgcttaatagaggtcggactgtaatagataacgtggattcaatgcgtaatgtgataatgcgataaaagtgtcaaatttgcgacccattgatAACGGCAACgcaagcgatcgcattacgaataattaacctctgttgccaaaaaccacccaaataatcggtcagtgtaaaacgcagactgcagactgagggtaaaatgcagactgcagagtgcgggttaataaaataataatgaaaaaagagttatgagtgttagtagccgtttgtactttcataCTGAAACtgcaacacagctcccatcgctttggttgccccaccgcatattttaaatccggattttcatcgaactctgtaagaatcgaggctgtttgaatccttgttgttgttggaaaaaggatagtttcgttaagtgagttgcttttaggcaaagaagtcaccaccccgtaattcaactgtccattttgctgcaatgaacaaagtaatcgagtaattacccaataactcaatttattttgacacgcatggctacaatagcaattaacaaagacagagataacgtggatattgcaaccatttaacgtttcaattcagtcggcttaagccagtatgactgaggtgtaaaaatttcttattaggatcctttcattcgctttcgtgtacgttatgtttatcctttagttcacaagttcgtttgttttgcatctggaagatgtaatttttcaattataacctctccctaggggttatcacgcatagcttaaccaatgaaatccccgcgtcctaattgctcggaatacatgaaattctttgtgcatttcgttgcaccgaaaaaagacaaccgcgaccgagattattcaggtattcgaagtaataattgttggtttttcgatcgatttccctcgatgtaccggtgtgacaaataatttggaacattgcaatgcatctggaagcgcaaaaacaaagcacagatgatttcaacgcgtacgatcgcataCCCAAAAGGTgtagcgacctgcagtcatgataatgtgagttcacagatgtaaaacaggatttgATTCGCACTTTGCGCGTTAAGTTCTTTCGCTTACTGGTTTAATGTATGCAACTATTCTTGCAATTTATTTATCACAGCAAGTTTGCGtgagttgaaaggtgacaactaattagaaattcagaaatatataaatcgacacTGTACTGCAAACGCGCAAATCACTTTTTTACTTACCTCCGATCAAGAACGTTAAAGAGAGtcagaagaaatcaaaccataagaTCGTGTAGATTAGAAGATACAAATTGTAAGTATATATTCACGAAATCAGTTCCATTCCTTTTTAGCCTATCTTCGGTATTCTAAAACATTAATCTACttgtgtaatatttttctttcagtcgacTAGTTCAACGACTTACAGCTAGTACGGATAAAAGTCTAAAAATCTACAGGGTCTTGGCGTGATCCTGCCATAAAATAGTGCCTCGAACGTAGGTGCGATTCAGTCGAAATTTGTCCAGAGGATCCCGCCAAATCAATGGTGTAAATCATCCACGCCGAAGATACCGAATCTCCGAACTTTGCATCGAGCCTACAAAGATGCCGCCTAAAGTAGACGCAAAGACCCTCGCAGGGAAAATGGAAAACGCGGTAACGATCTTCTACGAATTAATAGAAGAATTTGAAATAATCTTTTCAGTGAGGCCAGAGTTAAAAACCTTAGAGGCAGCATTCAATCAAGTGGAGACAAGATACAGGTTCATCAAGAAGCAACAAGAAACCATTTTAGACAGATTGGTTGATGAAGGTATTACCGCAGAGGAGGAACCATTGTTGACAACAAAGAAACTTGGAGACAAAGTAAAAGCTGATTTCCTTCAGATTGCCTTAAAATTTGCTGCCTATCAAAAGGAACAAGATTCCACGGAAACGTCTTCAAAAGACTCTGAAACGTTGAAGACCTTGACAGCTTCAATGTCATCCATGACATCAGCAGTGACGAAAATGGCGGACACCTTAAGGTCAAAACCAAACACTAGTGGTCTGCAACGATTACCGGTACCAACATGGGACGGCAGTCGCAGATCCTATGCTACCTGGAGAAAAGAATTCAATCATTGGATGAAGAAATACGATCAAGATAAAGATGAACAACTGCAACGGTTCCGAAATGCATTGCCGAGAGGATCGTGGTGGTCTGACCAGGTAAAAACTTGCAAAACCATTGATAGCGCGTGGAATATATTGGACACAGAATTTGCAGACAAACGTAAACTAATGGACGAACTGCTCCTCGAAATAAATAGCCTTACGCCCGTAAAACGAGACTCCAGGTCGTTCACGCACTTCGCCACGACAATATCATCCTACGCGAATGATATGGAAGATAATGGATGTCCGGTATTGGAGTCTTCAGAAGCGCCATTTCTTATGTCTCAACTTTTGTCCAAGCTCGATCGGAACGATAATTCTCATTTTGGAAGAGAAATGAAAAGAGAAGGTAAAGAGGAAACTGTCAGTAACCTCATCACCTGGTTGCACGTAGAAGCAAGTGTCCGCTCAAGGGGCAAGAATAACACCGTGTCTGAAGACAGAAACGAGAGTCGCCGATACAGGACCCCAAGGAAAACTGAGAACAATGCCGCAAGTGGCGAAGAACCCGATGATGACACCTGTCCACTTAACtgtaaaacaaaacatcacCTCGCTGCCTGTCCTGTGTTCCAGGAGTTAGCTATCAGTCAGAGATGGGAGATTGTAAAGCAACATTGGCGATGTCGTAAATGTCTTAGAAAGCATCATACAAGCAACTGCAGGAAACCAGACGGTTCAACATGCGACAAATGCAGAAAAAATCATCACCGTTCTCTTCATAATGACAAGATTGGTGAAACAAGCTCAAGTCCAAATCCAAGAGCATCTTCTTTCCAAAGTCAGTGCCAGGCCCCCTCGAGTACATCAAATGGTAGCATCCAAGAAAATGCTGTTCACCACAAAGAGAAGTTAAAGCTCATAACTGGTTTGTGCCCTGTTCAAAAAGTTGGAGTCATGAACGGAAACGGAGAATTTGTTGAAGTCCTTGCGATGTTAGACTCTGGATCCAATACCAGTCTTCTCTCAAAGAATGCAGCCAGGCGACTTGGGTTGAGTGGATCAGCAACACATCTGACCATGAATTTGGCTGGTGGGAAGAAGAAAAGTGAAGCTTCACAGATAATCGACATCACTGTCGCCTCACCTGCTGACGAGGATATTAAGAAGACCCTTCAAGTGTACACTGTTACAAGGCCCTGCAGTAAAGCAAAAACGCTTTCCAAAGAATTAGTGCGACACTACCCTCATCTCAAGCACGTTTGTGATAAACTACACCTTTC
This portion of the Montipora capricornis isolate CH-2021 chromosome 11, ASM3666992v2, whole genome shotgun sequence genome encodes:
- the LOC138024282 gene encoding uncharacterized protein yields the protein MRNSGPFYIAIIDKPKSEVWYKKQRMGVNKIDSFMKNMVLEAELDVQGKKLTNHLIRKTLVKKLKASNQPRSAIIGVTGHTSERSLADYEEGDEAEQRQISSIISAPVCQQDQNSRPFLSSLPIQHNQTATPACQTVVHHFHGCQVTINYGAGVGVFQQSSS